In Arthrobacter sp. Marseille-P9274, the sequence AGACTGGCGGAGCCGAAGCCCCGGGCACGCAGCAAGGCCCCCTGCCGCTGGCAGGAGGCCTTGCCTGGTTGGGCGGGTCGAGCTAGAAGGCCGACATGTTGTTCCAGCCCCTGCTACCGATGACGTTCCAGGTCAGCCAGCGGCCTTCCCCGTTGCCCCGGTAGAGCCACAGCGAGCCGTTCTTATTCCGGGCAAGCACATCGGCGTTGTCGTCGCCGTCGAAATCGCCGGCGCTGAAGATCGACGTCATGGAGTTCCACCCGGTACCGATCTGCTTCCAAGGCAACCAGCGGCCCTTGCCGTTGCCCGGGTACAGCCACAGCGTCCCGTTCTTGTGCCGGGCGAGCACGTCGGCGTTGTCGTCGCCGTCGAAATCACCGGCACTGAAGATCGCCGTCATGCCGTTCCAGCCCGTGCCGACCTGGACCTTCTTGAGCCAGCCGCCGTTCCCGTTGCCCGGGTAGAGCCACAGCGTCCCGTTCTTGTGCCGTGACAGCACGTCCGTGTCGCGGTCCCCATTGAAGTCGCCGGGGCTGAAGATCGACGTCATGGTGTTCCAGCCGGTGCCGGCCTGGATCCGCTTCAGCAAGCGGCCTTCGCCCGTGCCTGGATAGAGCCATAGCTTGCCCGCCCGGTCGCGGGCGAGGACATCGGCATCGCCGTCGCCGTCGAAGTCGCCGGGGCTGAAGATCGACGTCATCGTGTTCCAGCCGCTGGCGCCCATCTTGATCTTCGGCAGCAGACGGCCTTCCCCGTTGCCCGGGTAGAGCCACAGGACGCCCTGGCTGTCGCGGGCGATGACGTCCACGGCGTTGTCGCCGTTGAAGTCGCGGTTGTCGGAGATCCGGCCGGATGAGCCGCCCGGAGTCTCCCCGCCGGGTTCAGCCGGGTTCTCGGTGCCAGGATCGCCCGGATCGCCCGGGTTCTCCTCGCCCGAGCCGTCTGCGGCTTCGAAGGTCCACGCACCGATGTCGCTGACGTTCCCGGCCTGGTCAATCGCGATCGCCCGCAGCGTGCTCGCCCCCGTGACCTCCATGGGGCCGGAATAGGACAGGCTCTGGTCCGTGGGCTGCGATCCGTCCAGCGTGTAGTAGATCGCCGCATTCTCACTGGCGGTCAGGGTCACCAGGCTGCCCGCGGCGAGTGTCCCGCCCGCCGGATCAGCTGTGACGGCCGGAGCCGTGAAGTCCAGCGTGTAGGTTTCCGTGACGATGTCCGAGGCCACGCCGTTGAAGGCGATGAACTTCAGGGTGGTCGCACCCTCGGCGGTGATGTCGATCGGACCCGTGTACAGCGTGCTGTCCGTGTCCGGATCGGTCCCGTCGGTAGTGAAGAAGATCTGCGCCCCTGCGGGATCGGCCGCCAGCTCGATGGCCTGCGGTGCGGCGAACGTTCCGCCGGCCACGCTGGCCGCTGCCGTTGCGGGAGCCGGAGCCTCCGCGCCCGCCGTGCGGCCCTGGACGATGAACTCTTCGGTCTCGCCGACGATGGCCGGGGAGTCCAGTTCGGCCCCGGTGCCGTCGGTGAGCTGCTCGATGCGGAAGACGTTGGTGTTGAACGGGCTGCCGACAACGGCGTGCGGCGTGGTGCCGTCGCCCAGGTAGCCTGCCGGCGCACCTTCGGTCCAGCGCAGGAACGGCCCGATCTTGGCCTCAAGCAGCGGCGTGAAGTCGCCGTTGCCGTTCATGCTGCCCAGGTCCTCGGTGAAGTTGATGTCGCCGACCTCGTCCGCGGCCACCTCCAGCACTCCGTACGGATGGGTGATCCGGTACGTGGCGCCGGGCACGAAGACCCCGTCGCCACGGACCCGGATGCGGCCAAATGCCACCTGGTCGCCGTCACGGACTTCCTCTGCGGCCCACGCGGCCTCAGAGGCCAGGGTCAGTCGGATGTCTTCCGCGCCAATCGTCATTTCCGCATCCGCGGCCCACCAGAACGCTTCACCGGGGAAGTTGTCCGGGAAGGACGCCGGCTGCGCCGGATCGGGCAGTACGTCGACTATCGGGCAGAGCGGATCATCCAGGCACAGCTCCAGCCGGACCGGATCCTGGCCTTCCCAGCCGTTGTCCTCAAGCCACTGCGGGAAGCCGTGGTCACCGACCGGGCCGACCGCCTTGAGGTTGTGGATGACGTAGCGGAAGGATCGGATCTCCCCGGCTGCGCCCGTGCCGTCGACCGACACTGCGCGCAGCGTCGCCGTGCTCGCGATGGTGAACGGGTCGCTGTACAGGCGGGTGCTGCCCTCGGGCTGGCCGTCCGCGGTGAACCTCGGAGCGGAGCCGTCCAGCGTGTAGAAGATCGATGGCGCCTCGCCCGTCTGGGTGGTTCCGGTCAGGGTCACCGTCTGGGGCCCGGCCATCGGGCCCTCGGCCGCAGGTGTCGCCTCGATCCACGGCTTGGTGGCGTCGAGTTCGTACGTCTCGCTGTAGATTTCGGTGGTCTCTCCCGTGGCCGGGACCACGGCGAGGTACTTCAGCGTGGTCGTGCCCGGCGTATCGAGGGTAACGACGGCGGCGGCGTCCTTGTTGCCAGCATCCGGAACGTACTCGAGGCCGTTGACTACCGCGCCGGCCTCGCCCACCTGCGGGTCGGTGCCGTCGGTCGTGTAGACGATCTTGGCTTCCTCCGGGAAGGAGGCCTGGATCTTCACGTCCTGGGCGGCGTTGTAGAGCCCACCGCGCTTGTCCACGCCGGCTTCCAGCGTGGCGATCTTGCCCTGGACCGCGAAGAGGTCCGTCTGTGCGGTTGCCATGGCTCCGCCCGCGGTGAAGACGCCCTCCACCCGGAAGAAGTTCGTGCCGTTCGGGCTGCCAACCACCTGATGCTGCACATTCGGGTCACCGATAAACCCTTCCGGCGCGGCGGGCGCCACGGCGGGATCCCAGCGCAGGAACGGGCCGATGCTGCCGTCCAGCGGCTCGTCCCAGGTGCAGGGCTGCTGCAGGCAGCCGATGTCCTCAGTGTGGCGAACGCGTCCGCGGTCGTCGGCGACCAGAGTCTCGGTGCCGTAGGGATGGGTGAACGTATAGCTCTGGCCAGGCACGCCGTCGTCAATGCGGATCCGCAGGCGGGCAAAGCCGTTCTGCTGGCCCGCGGCCACTTCGCCGGCACCGCCGAACGCGGCCTCCTGCGCCAGGACCAGGAGGGCCTGGCCGCCGCCGGGCAGATCCATCTCGGCCTCGGCGGACCACCAGAAGGACTCCTCCGGGAAGTTGCCCGGGATCGCCAGCGGCTGGGTGTTGTCGTAGTCGACGCCGATCACCGGGCAGCCGACGGCGTCGAGGCACAGCTCCAGGCGGACCGGATCCAGTCCGGCTTCGGGGATGCCGGTGTCGCCGTACCAGTACGGGTAGCCGTTGTTCGGGTTAACCGGGCCAACGCCCTCGGGTGCAACATTCAGCGCGGCCGGGAGCATCCCGCCCGGACCGGCCTGTGCGACGGCGGGCGGCAGGATGCCGAGCCCGGAAACAAGGACGGCGCCGGTGGCAGCTACTGCCGCTGCCTTCCGCCGGAAATGCCAGTGCACGGCAGGCCTGCCGCGCAGTTCAGGTTGTGACGTCATGAATCCCCCTAGTGCGAATGTTGCCCCTTGCGGAAGCGGGCGATCGGCCCCGGCTCCCGCCACTAGACTTGCTTCGCGACGCTGGAAAATCCTTGCAGCAGCCTCCCGCGAGCTGCGGAGGCACCGGTTCACAGCGTTTTAACAGCTTTCGTAAAGCCTGTGTCCAAACGGCAGTCCTACGGTGGAACCACCTCTTGAAGAGTGCGAGTGGTGTCAAAGCACCGGCTGGCAGGAATTCCCCCCAACGTCCTTGCCAGCCGGTGCTTTTCTCGTTCCCACAGGAAAATCCCATGCCCGGCGTCGTAGGCTGCACCAAATCTCATACCTACGGCGGATGCCCGGAGCCCGTCGGGTTACTTATGCTCTTTGCGGGGCGCCGTCGAGGGGAGGGCCCCGGCAGGACCGGCTTTTCGCCGGAAATAGGGGGACGCATGGAATTCGATCCGGTGCTGTGGGTCATGGCTCTGCTGAGCGCCGGGCCGTTCGCCCTGGCTGTCACGGCGGGCGCCATCGTCAGCATCTTCCGCAGCCATTTCAGCGGCCCGAGGACGGCAGGGTGGATCCTGCTGGTCGTGCTCCTGCCGCTTCTCGGCCCTGCCTTTTGG encodes:
- a CDS encoding chitobiase/beta-hexosaminidase C-terminal domain-containing protein, whose protein sequence is MTSQPELRGRPAVHWHFRRKAAAVAATGAVLVSGLGILPPAVAQAGPGGMLPAALNVAPEGVGPVNPNNGYPYWYGDTGIPEAGLDPVRLELCLDAVGCPVIGVDYDNTQPLAIPGNFPEESFWWSAEAEMDLPGGGQALLVLAQEAAFGGAGEVAAGQQNGFARLRIRIDDGVPGQSYTFTHPYGTETLVADDRGRVRHTEDIGCLQQPCTWDEPLDGSIGPFLRWDPAVAPAAPEGFIGDPNVQHQVVGSPNGTNFFRVEGVFTAGGAMATAQTDLFAVQGKIATLEAGVDKRGGLYNAAQDVKIQASFPEEAKIVYTTDGTDPQVGEAGAVVNGLEYVPDAGNKDAAAVVTLDTPGTTTLKYLAVVPATGETTEIYSETYELDATKPWIEATPAAEGPMAGPQTVTLTGTTQTGEAPSIFYTLDGSAPRFTADGQPEGSTRLYSDPFTIASTATLRAVSVDGTGAAGEIRSFRYVIHNLKAVGPVGDHGFPQWLEDNGWEGQDPVRLELCLDDPLCPIVDVLPDPAQPASFPDNFPGEAFWWAADAEMTIGAEDIRLTLASEAAWAAEEVRDGDQVAFGRIRVRGDGVFVPGATYRITHPYGVLEVAADEVGDINFTEDLGSMNGNGDFTPLLEAKIGPFLRWTEGAPAGYLGDGTTPHAVVGSPFNTNVFRIEQLTDGTGAELDSPAIVGETEEFIVQGRTAGAEAPAPATAAASVAGGTFAAPQAIELAADPAGAQIFFTTDGTDPDTDSTLYTGPIDITAEGATTLKFIAFNGVASDIVTETYTLDFTAPAVTADPAGGTLAAGSLVTLTASENAAIYYTLDGSQPTDQSLSYSGPMEVTGASTLRAIAIDQAGNVSDIGAWTFEAADGSGEENPGDPGDPGTENPAEPGGETPGGSSGRISDNRDFNGDNAVDVIARDSQGVLWLYPGNGEGRLLPKIKMGASGWNTMTSIFSPGDFDGDGDADVLARDRAGKLWLYPGTGEGRLLKRIQAGTGWNTMTSIFSPGDFNGDRDTDVLSRHKNGTLWLYPGNGNGGWLKKVQVGTGWNGMTAIFSAGDFDGDDNADVLARHKNGTLWLYPGNGKGRWLPWKQIGTGWNSMTSIFSAGDFDGDDNADVLARNKNGSLWLYRGNGEGRWLTWNVIGSRGWNNMSAF
- a CDS encoding PLDc N-terminal domain-containing protein, coding for MEFDPVLWVMALLSAGPFALAVTAGAIVSIFRSHFSGPRTAGWILLVVLLPLLGPAFWFGRHLLQRLPTGVARTPG